GCCGGCTGTGTCGTTTTGCTCGTACCCTTCGTCAACAGCGACTGGATGCGCTTCATCTGGCTGATCAAATCATGATTCTGGCTTTGCAGAATCTTGATCCGTTTCACAAGATTCTGGTTCTCTTCCGTGCACTGCTTAACGCTGAAAGAtgcaaaaacgaaatctacgTTAATATCTGGCCCGATACCCTGCGCCAAATGGGCGAAAATATGTATGAAAACCGAGAGCTTACCGTTCCTCTAGTCCATCGACGTACTCCTTCTTGCGTTTGCGGGAATCCTGGGCCGAGATTTTGTTACGAATCTTGCGTCGGATTCGCTTCAGCTCGCGCTCCTCATGCTTTGTTAGCGGGTAGCTCGTCGGTAGCGAGATACCCTCCTTGGCTAGCAGCCTCTTCTCCTCGTTCGTTAGTACGAGCTTCTGGTAGGTgccattccggttccggcctTTACCGATTTCATCCAGctctccatcgtcatcatcatcatccgcgatGTCATCACCATCTGGCTCAACGTCCGAATCGCTGATGATGTGTCGCTCTGCCTCGGCTATCATCGAGTTGCTCTGCTGTATGATATCGTCAAACACATAGCTCTCCGAATCCGACGAACTACTGGGAGCCGCATCTGACAGTCCACCATCTCCCTCCGCAAACAGCTGCTCCTTGGTCAGAACTATATTACCCTGCACCAGCCCCTGCTTGGAGCGTTGTAGCAAGCTGGCGGCCGCCAGTTTAATGTTTGCCGGTTTGCTCTTCATATTGTTTGTGTTAACAATCTTAATCGAACGAAGATCCTGTATCGAAAGGGGAAGCAATATCGAGCGGCCattttggttcgtttgttgttgcattCGAATGATCTTCCGCACACCGGAAACATTGGATGACCCGGTAGAGGCGCCCGCCGACGTAACAACTACATTTTTCGAAAGAaccgttccggtggttcctTTCGGGCCGACCGTAGCTCCCGTCGTGCTTGTTGCGTTCTTTACTTGGAGAGTAATTTTCTTGTTGGACATAGCGGCCGTGTTAGTTGAAGAAACCGGCGTAAGCCCGTTCGTTaccgctaccgtctgcccattCTTCATCGTGGCCATTCGAATGATTCTGAATTCTTTTCCGGTGCCACCAACGAGCTGCTGGCCGACTGGTGTAGAACTGTTCTGAAGAATCTTCTTAGTTCCCCCGCCGTTGCTGATAAGGGTTTTGACACCAACCAGCGGTTGTTGCAATTTAGCTGATGTCGCTGTTGTCGGGGCGACGTTCACGGCCGTTACGGTTTTGTTAGTTTGCGGTTTTGTCAGAGTAATGGTACGAGCCGGAACTCCTTGTTGTGGAACGGTCTGAATCTGCACCGGGGTTGATTTTTGCGGAGTAAGTGACTGGACAACGACCGGTGCATGAGAAAGTGTAGCCGCTGAATGTGATTGCATCGAAACCGGTTGCTGCATTTCTATTGAACTCGCGTAGTGCGATGGCGAGTTCTGACCGCCACGCTCGCTTATGGATGGACCGGGCGATGAAAGTGCGGGGCTTAGAACGTCGTATTCGGTGTTTGGGTCCCTtaaaaaggaattaaaataATAGAAACGAAAGCGATGTTAATCAGACTGGAACCCGAGATTGAGCACCTTATCCCGATTGTTTTGCGAAATTTTTCGGTTAAGCCGACAAATTTTGACTAAAAAATGACGAATCGATCGTCAAGTCAAGATGCGCTTTTGATTTCCCTATAATCGAGCTGCTTCTAAAAACATTCTTTTTTCTTAGAAAATTTAACGTGCAAAAAGTATAACTATGCTTGAAAATTGCTATTGCTAAGGATTGATAACGTTTTTGGCAATAAACTctcattcattttattttatcataAACCAGTAACTTCAAACAAACGGGATGCTATTCAATGTACTGTTACAACCATCATATCATAATGGTCGAACCGTGTACCCGGTTTGCGAAGGACGCACGGACCTATATTTATCAGCACAGCCAAAAGCAACGACTGCACCGTGGGCCGTTTCTGGCCGAGAGCATAATTTAGCCTGTGTTCTCATGTTGACCTACTTGTTGGTTTTGCTCTTTGCGACACAGCACTGTTGCTGACGATCCACCGTTGCATTTGAGTGGAGAGAATTAAAGCAAAGATGCCGAATGCTTCACGAGACAACCAAGTTGAATCCACTGTCTAAGATCTACAGTGCATATGCATCGTTCATGAGTAACATCCGTTTTCAACCGACAAATTATTCCTCATATACATATACTTGTCACCATTGCAGTAACATACATTTACTCTATCTAATACTGACCGGAATCTCATTCAGACCGCGGAtcatacataaaaaaacatatccTTCGAGGCCACCGCGATACCTTTCCCTTTTGTGCATAAGGAGAATGGCATTCACTTTGATACACCGCTTTCAATCATTAGATTCCCTTTCTAGTTTGGCACCAAGACGTCTACAGTATTTGCTTTAATATTTCAGGGCCATCACTATCAAGTTCTGCAAAACAACGGATCGAATTTAAACTGATGGGTTATACTTACAAATCCAGATGGTCACTAGACAGTCCGCTATCGGAGGCGGCTGATGATAGGGGTTGATCGGAAGAGATCAGCATGTCCAGCATGCCGAAATCCTGGTCCAACTCGGATTTGGGTGCAACGTGCATGACGGTACCACTATCATCGAAACCATCGAAGGAGGTGCCACTGCTGCTTCCGGTTACACTCGGGAAACCGTGAAACTCCTGGTCCGATCCGGAGTGAGACGACAGTGGGGACATGATCGGTTGATCACCGAGATCGGTCCCCGTTGGATAGCTATAGCTGAGCCGGCTCATGAAATCGTCCAGCTCATCTggaccaccgccgtcgcccgTGACCGTCCCGTCACCGAAGATCGGTGGGACGTTCATCTTCAGCAGATTTTCCATAAAATCATCTGCCGGCCAATCTTGCTGTaggaaggaaaaatggaaataaaagaaTAACATAAACCATTAGAACAAGACATAGAGAACGGAGCCTACAAGCATGTACAACGAGCGACCGTCCCCTAATCAGTCACAAAGCACGTCGACTCCAGTAGTGCTGCTATGCTTTGACCATTCATTATGCAATTTGTGAAAAAGGAAGCCTTACAGCGGGGATTTTGTTACGTGTTGGGTGGTTTCTTCTCATAGTTAGGGGCCTATTGTGCAATATTCAATTAGCAACGACACTAACCATGCCCTAGGGTGCGATGGCCACTGACGTCACATTTCGAGGATCAAACCTCACCGCATCTAACGAACTTATCCTCATCTGCCGCCGGTCGAGCGACCGCTATTTGGAAGATAACCCAATTTGGTGCTCTAGCTACTACCTACGTGCTCGTATGGCATGAAAATTGTCGATCAAAAGAAGCAACGAGTCATGgtttaaaacatttcttttacaACTTTCACTCGGGATAAATGCACCGCTCACCAGGCGCACCATATCAAACGATCGCAGCACATCGAGTCAGTGAAAGGATCCCGTTAATACCCCGCCAGTTACGCAAAAGCGCTCCGCACAGACTCTTGTGGCACACATCCTGTGGAAAGGACTCTGCTCTCGGGgtggtgaaaaaaaatcgttcgaaCCAGATTTCGTTCACAGCCAGACATAAGGAATCCACGAGGATAAATATCACCGGTTCATGAACAGACAATCTGGTGCGAACGGTCTGGGGCACCGGCCAACGGGCCAACACCGCAAGTGAATGGTGCTGCAGCTCCTCGAGATAGTGGGAACCGGTTTGGTTGATGAAATACCACCAACGAAAGAACAGCAAGAAGCACGTGGCCGGTGGCTCAGAAATGGCCTAACCGGCAGTGAAAGGTTAAGGTGTATGTCACGTAAGTAGAAATGTTCCATTTCAAAACGCTAGATTGGGGATGGAAGGGATTTTATGGATGCAATTCATTCCTCAAGGATGTAGAGTTTGAAAAATGCTTGGTTTTTATAGAGGTATACATGGATTAATGAACAAACCAAGGGCGATCGCAGGCATAGCAATGTATTAAGGATCGTACGGCGACAAAAATAATGGGGTCAACCGGATTTTTCCGAACCCGAAGCATAAGGTAAGAATGTACGATTTTTGTCCGAGAATTGCAGTTCCCATAAAAAGCCGAATGCACTGCCGGTACAAAATACAAACGGtatttaatattatttatttcattctcTTGCATTCCTTCAATAACGCATTGAGCTTAGACTATCGTAGACAATTTTCAGCTCAAATGGACGCCTCACGAATGACAAAACGATGCTTTGTATGTTCCCCAACCAAACGGACGCAAAGAATGTCGAATGTCCCGTTATCTAGAAAGGCGTATGTTGTTTGTTATACGAAGTAGAAAGCGCGACAGAAGAATCGGGAAACCGGGCCGTCGTTCTTTGGCCGTCGTTTCATTGCCCCATCCTACCGCCACCCCAACGAGCAAGCATTTCTATTCTGGCTTGTGGCAGACATGCCGTAATGCGGTTTGTCATGACGGTGAGGTGTGGTTTCGGCATGCAGCACAAAGCTAGTCCGGCCTTGATGATGATAGGTGGGTACCAATGACCCTCGGCAGACGTTATGCCAAGCCGAGCCCAGATTGAGGTCATCCAATACAAGGCTTCAAACACGCTGTACGTCATCATAGGCAAATCCTTAACTGGCTGCTCCCCCTAAAGGTAAAATGGGAGAGGTACAAATCTCTCAATAACTTTTCTCTCGGCCGGTTGCGTCATTGAGAAGCTCCCGGGAGAAGGATAGATGCATACATTAAAATACCGGCATGAAACCGGTTTCGGTTTATCGGTTTCAGCGCGTCCTACCCTCGCTTCTTTCTCATTGACCGACCAAATGAGCATTCTTGGGCGTACactttgaagaagaagaagaagtgtttcGTCTTCGATCGCTACAGGATTTGGAGTGCCAGCCACAATAAGATATCACCCCGCAAACGCAGCTAGAGCAAACGAATGAACAAGCGCCACAGACGACGGAGCAAGTTTGCTGACGTCGACAGTTTCCAGAGCGAGCACGTGCTTTTTTGTTCCCAATTCAGATTTGATTGGACACCTACTAGCATGTCACGCAGACTCAGACGAACAGTGAGAGAGACCGGCTACATAAAAAAGGTGGTCCCCCTTCCCGTGAGAGTGGGGTGGCAACTTGCTGGAGCTTCGCATCGCGCTGCTCCACCAACACTTGTGCATACTACTAAGTGACTAGCGATGGCCTCGCGCACTCAGCAACTAAGCGACATGGTCGGTTTGCGAGTATGTTGAACCGCTTCAACACGCCGGCCTACTGTTGACGTGGTACATTTTGTCGCCGTtcaccgctctctctctctctatcaagCCGACGACGAGCGGCGCAACTTACTTTTTGAGTTTGCACTTTTGTATAAACAATATTTACAGGGAAAATGGGTGGTCTAGTTTTAAAGGTTGTACCCGTAGGAAGGAAATGCTCGAGTTGAAGTCATAATAACATCCACTTCTGGCGACAAACGCGAGGCCATTCCTTATTTAATAAGCCATCTTTGATTCCATGTATGTACTTCAAGTTAAATTTGTTCTTGTCATCGTTGTCAATCGTTATATAGGACTGGGTTTTCATCAAAGAATGCTCTAGCAGCCACGAGGTTCACAATTATTGTCTGTAATGCATTAGATAATGCAGTTGGCAGATGTTGAAACTTGTCATATACATCCAAACAAGAGCATTAGAACAGCTGTACATACTTGTAGTATTCAAACAATGATCCAACCCGCGTTCGGAGGAATTATGCACGAGAAATCAACTCTGACTGTTGGGACGTAACTTATAATAACC
The sequence above is a segment of the Anopheles darlingi chromosome 2, idAnoDarlMG_H_01, whole genome shotgun sequence genome. Coding sequences within it:
- the LOC125949503 gene encoding uncharacterized protein LOC125949503 isoform X2, producing MSISDENGFLQDWPADDFMENLLKMNVPPIFGDGTVTGDGGGPDELDDFMSRLSYSYPTGTDLGDQPIMSPLSSHSGSDQEFHGFPSVTGSSSGTSFDGFDDSGTVMHVAPKSELDQDFGMLDMLISSDQPLSSAASDSGLSSDHLDLDPNTEYDVLSPALSSPGPSISERGGQNSPSHYASSIEMQQPVSMQSHSAATLSHAPVVVQSLTPQKSTPVQIQTVPQQGVPARTITLTKPQTNKTVTAVNVAPTTATSAKLQQPLVGVKTLISNGGGTKKILQNSSTPVGQQLVGGTGKEFRIIRMATMKNGQTVAVTNGLTPVSSTNTAAMSNKKITLQVKNATSTTGATVGPKGTTGTVLSKNVVVTSAGASTGSSNVSGVRKIIRMQQQTNQNGRSILLPLSIQDLRSIKIVNTNNMKSKPANIKLAAASLLQRSKQGLVQGNIVLTKEQLFAEGDGGLSDAAPSSSSDSESYVFDDIIQQSNSMIAEAERHIISDSDVEPDGDDIADDDDDDGELDEIGKGRNRNGTYQKLVLTNEEKRLLAKEGISLPTSYPLTKHEERELKRIRRKIRNKISAQDSRKRKKEYVDGLEERVKQCTEENQNLVKRIKILQSQNHDLISQMKRIQSLLTKGTSKTTQPATCLMVLLISMALVAVPNLKLGNTTTQQNIQDSIEMSELMQEPANDKLQVTAAAAATQSNRRSLLFDTKESADEELNFEEIMSSFNANSLIANEHDYFTEMDSRQMHEQQPLAKRPKLATPTLIEYDVDDDLWNGGSNTRIKQEPPSNGGHCVDAAELFQQKFREFQDVLHRSTLEESFSVDASVKAETVKSPTSELIVDRDLLDLVATKNNGLLELNMDTYSNVLAENDYVVPGGINLLAMSPSANGGDNDAGHDGSDVPKLNASQQIQQQQNNKRKLLL
- the LOC125949503 gene encoding uncharacterized protein LOC125949503 isoform X1, translated to MEGDMNSFLFGQDWPADDFMENLLKMNVPPIFGDGTVTGDGGGPDELDDFMSRLSYSYPTGTDLGDQPIMSPLSSHSGSDQEFHGFPSVTGSSSGTSFDGFDDSGTVMHVAPKSELDQDFGMLDMLISSDQPLSSAASDSGLSSDHLDLDPNTEYDVLSPALSSPGPSISERGGQNSPSHYASSIEMQQPVSMQSHSAATLSHAPVVVQSLTPQKSTPVQIQTVPQQGVPARTITLTKPQTNKTVTAVNVAPTTATSAKLQQPLVGVKTLISNGGGTKKILQNSSTPVGQQLVGGTGKEFRIIRMATMKNGQTVAVTNGLTPVSSTNTAAMSNKKITLQVKNATSTTGATVGPKGTTGTVLSKNVVVTSAGASTGSSNVSGVRKIIRMQQQTNQNGRSILLPLSIQDLRSIKIVNTNNMKSKPANIKLAAASLLQRSKQGLVQGNIVLTKEQLFAEGDGGLSDAAPSSSSDSESYVFDDIIQQSNSMIAEAERHIISDSDVEPDGDDIADDDDDDGELDEIGKGRNRNGTYQKLVLTNEEKRLLAKEGISLPTSYPLTKHEERELKRIRRKIRNKISAQDSRKRKKEYVDGLEERVKQCTEENQNLVKRIKILQSQNHDLISQMKRIQSLLTKGTSKTTQPATCLMVLLISMALVAVPNLKLGNTTTQQNIQDSIEMSELMQEPANDKLQVTAAAAATQSNRRSLLFDTKESADEELNFEEIMSSFNANSLIANEHDYFTEMDSRQMHEQQPLAKRPKLATPTLIEYDVDDDLWNGGSNTRIKQEPPSNGGHCVDAAELFQQKFREFQDVLHRSTLEESFSVDASVKAETVKSPTSELIVDRDLLDLVATKNNGLLELNMDTYSNVLAENDYVVPGGINLLAMSPSANGGDNDAGHDGSDVPKLNASQQIQQQQNNKRKLLL